In the Populus trichocarpa isolate Nisqually-1 chromosome 1, P.trichocarpa_v4.1, whole genome shotgun sequence genome, ccctttaattacaacattgtttttattttttatattaattttaatccttatttttttttcttttactaaattgattttttttttcattttcacccttcaattaaataaaaaattattttgtattttaattttgatcttcattcttttaatttttaatttttaaaatctttttgtataattgaatatattttttcaaattcatcattcaatatttaattgattgaaaattgaacttcaCAGTTTTTTCATATTGGGTGTTTCGGGTCTAATGACTCAGATCatgagtttaaaaagttaacacagattattttttttaaaaaaaaaagctttatgattttttttatttttttatcgggttattTCAATCACATGATCTGAATCACATGTTTGACAGGATATCTCGACTTAGCACAACCTTAATTAGCATGGTCACAGGTTtgtcatgataaattttttatgttcttttttttatctcatttcaaCACCTAATCATCATTTTTGACAGGATATGAAACATAGACAAGTAGATGTAAATTACTGGTAAATGTTTCATTCCAATTGATCTTAGTGACTATCATCACTGAAGTGGACAGTATACTGTTCATAAATTAAACCTTTATTGCTccatttaacataaaattattgCAAGACATGTACAGATACAAATTGTGTGGACTTAATTGGGGCCTTGCCTTTTAACTCTATGCTCACTATCTGGGCTGTAATAATTTTCTGTATTTTATCATCTTCGTATATGCATTTGGTCATATCAACTGCTTGTACATATTGCTATCTGTTCTTCGTATATGCATTTGATCACATCAACTACTTGTAGAGATTGGCTATCTGTTCTTCGTATAGCGCTACAACTTTGTCTCTTCGGATTTTCATTGTTGGGGTCATCAAGCCACTGTCGATCTGCAATACAAAGAATGTAACTGAGCCACATGGCAGGTGTTGCCTGAATGGAGTGCCAATAGACTGCTTGTGTGAAACTTACTGTAAAAGACTCATCGATAACAAGGACTGGTCCAATTTGAAAAGAAGCCTCTGATGTCCTGCATTTAAGAGCATTGGATCGAACAATGATTAGTACAAGAtggaaagaaattcaatttttttccaaatacgCCACCACTATTGCAGCAAATGAAAATGAACAGAGAACTGCCTGTTAATAAGCACAAATGCATAGCTATGCACAAACAAAGAAGcaaacaaatcaaagaaaaacaaaagggtaaTCCAAAAATTGCAGCAATGTTTGAGGAGACTAGTTTGATTGTAGACTACATTTCTTCAACTTGTTAGTTAAGTTGTTAATTGTTGTGAAGAAGGGCAGGAGAatgataaaagaataatatgaaGGAAAGCGAAGTCTTTAAAAAGCTCTAGCTGTGACGTCGATTTCTGTAAGTTTTCTTTTGCCACTCCCTGTACTTCGGAGATCCCACTCTAGCTTCAAGATCACCCAACACAGATTGGCAAGTGcagaaaaatattcaacatgTAAATATTTCATCTACCAACACTTTGCACCACCACCTCCCCCACGGCTTTCCATTGCATCCACAGTATCCTTTTAATTTGTTCTAAACTGCCGTAAAAGCTATACATGTCTTTATAATTCAGATTCTTCAgattaattcaagttaaaaGAGTTTTACCACTTCCTCAATTCTTTGTCTAGCAGGTTGGCGATCTGTTTCTTACTCAGCTCAGTGGCATCTGCATCTACAATGGACAACTTTTTTGCAACCTCTAGAACCTCCTCTTTGTTTGGAACAACTATAGCTCCAAGACGACGTTGGTCCTACACGTGATTTATGATAGTAAATATATAAACTACCAACTTACAAATGGAAAACCATAGATGAAAGTAAATGTGCAAATGTGTCCGAAGGTGCTCAAGACTTGAGGAAAATGATCATTGAAACAAACCTGGCCAATAACAACAATCTGTTGAATAAGACTACTCTTCATTGCAGCTTCCTCAAGCTCCAAGGGCTCAACATTTTCACCTATTTTCTCcaaacaatttcaaaagtaGAATATATGATACTCTTGATAGGCAGAATGATGCACTGGAAAAGAAAACTTAGACTTGAAGATAGAGCATTTTTGTTCTTGGGAAAAGGCAAATTGTCCATGCAATATTATACTTCTATTCAGAAGAAAATGCAACTCAGTACCACAGACATGAGTAATGATTGGGAAAAGAtacaccacaaaaaaaaaaacaaagcaattaaATAGAAGATTGAAATAAGGAATGCTAgtgaaaaattgaaactttttgaTGCTGCTAACGCTACTTGCATCTCTAGACACATTTATAGAAGATAAACTGAGAAAGGTAGACAACAGGGTCAGATCTCGagatcataaattattttcatacttttttttgtgCGTCTAACTTGTCACTTCAGAGAGAGCAAGAGAGAGGTAGTAACTGCAGTGGTATAGAAGGAAAACCACATGCTTCCAATAATACCTGTCGAAAGAACTATAGTATCCTTAGCACGACCTTCAAGAACAATAATCCCTCCACAGCGACGGCTTTTCCCTCTTGAATGGTAAGGAGCTATCCAACCTAAATCACCAGTGTTTAGCCAACCATCCTCATCTACAGCTTGCTTTGTGGCCAATGGATTCTAGTCAAAGATTATTACAAATGTGTCACTTGCAATAATTAACATTGTGAGAAAGAAAGAGTATCTTGATgcaataatttaaatacaaactACACGtagaaagaataagaaacaaaattttatgaCTTAAATAAAAGTGCTTTTTGGTGTTCTGTAATGGCATTATTAGTTTCACAATCCtaaattatactatttatcTTCAGACCATGATGATGATTGCCACTGCATTTCAGATGTATACTGTGCAGTTTCTTCACTGTGAAGTAAAGTAAACTCGCAGAAAATTTTGGATCCATCATAATAGGCTACTGAAACATTTTTAATGATTGCAACTACATGCAAACatccaatatatttttactgAAGAACAAAAAGAACTATTAGTACCCTGGAAGAAAAGAGTAACAGATTCTTTATTACCAAAACTAGGTAAAGGGCTCAAGTAGGATGGATAGCATGTCAAGTTGTAGTAACCTTTCATCACTTGAAGAAACTATTACGGAAACTATTACCTTGTAGTAACCTTTCATCACTTGCGGCCCCCTGACTCTTACAATCCCTTTTGAACCATATGGAAGAGATTTTCCAGTTTCAGCATCTACAATTTTAAATTCTGTATGCCGAATTGGATGCCCAACTGAACCAAGAACCTTCAAAAGTCAAATTTGCTACAGCATTACAGCCATGCAAGCTAAAGGTagattaaatatatatgatacAAAAGTAAGGAAATTGACAAAAAGTAGCCTTTCAGGAAACTGCAAAAGAAGATACATGCAAATGCATTTCAGAGGTTGAATAATTTAAGGTCAGAGAGACTGGCGGCGatacaagagaaaaaaagaaagaaagaaagaaatcctTCTCTAACCATCAGAACCATGTTCAAggttagaaaacaaattaacacaAGTGAACAGCTAGGAGTACATAACCACTCCAAACTGATGCgacaaggaagaaaaagattTCCTTTCTAGGACACTGTACAGGGTAAGTTCTGGGATTGTTGAAAACATGCAAGATTTTCAACAATCTAAACTTATCGATGTATATCTTACATTATTGCTAAGTTGTCGAGCAGCTAGAACTGGAGATGACTCCGTCATACCGTATCCATTCAGCAACACAACTCCAATTGCCTGTTCACATATAGCAGTTCTATAAGAGACACTATCAGAAATATCTTGTTTAACCAGCCAAGAGAGCATCGAACCTCAAAAAACTTGTCAACATGTGCAGGTAAACTACCACCTCCACTAACACCAGCCTGCAAGGTAGCAGATATTTCTGAGTAAATGATGTATGTACGTAGGTAATCAAAAAGAAGGTTCAACGAGATAATGGATATTTCTTGTTGAACAGTGACagaaaaaatacattatcaCAACCTCAAAAGAAATATCAATTGTCTAGCTGGCATCATTTATTATTGGGAGGGGGGAAATCAGTTTAAAGCCGTTGAATGAATCTTCAACTATTGAATAAATTGTTTCAGAATTGGCATCAAGGATTCAAAACCACTTTTTCAAGTACCAAGCTGAGATGTCTCAGAAAAATTGTTCTATCAGATAAGGGAGAGCTAATGATGAAGCATTAAGTCAAACGGTAACTTATGGGGGGGAAATACACCTTTCTTATTCCGATTGCTGACTGAATTTTACTGTATACAAGCTTCTCAGCCAACATATGTACTGGCAACAAGATTGCAGCAAAGATTCTTGCCCGTAACCAGCCCagtattgaaacaaaatatgaCTGTTCATTCTGAGACCTTGTAAGATAAGTTCCCTGTCAATGAAAATAAACCTAAATTAAGCAGCAAATTGACAGGGAAGGAAGGTTTCAATTGCAAGCTTGATTGAAATTGAAGCGAAGGATAAATTGAGCATGAAACTAGGTGTTAATCAATTTGAAGcaggggaaaaaagaaatgttATTAAGAAGAGCCGAAAGAACTTCCAACATGCAATATGTATACAGCATGGATCCATGAACGGTTGGTGGCCAACCTCTTTCATCATCAGGAATTGGTCCCGGAAATTGCCATCTAGATTAGTTTTTGTACCAAAAACAAAGCATGTTTTAAGATCACATCCTAGGAAGCATATAGGTGTAGAGCAGGTTCAAAAATAATTGGCAGGCTCCTACTGAGTTTCATGAAATTCACTGATGCCCACTGTACGAAGCATTGCATGCCAGAGTACTAGAGCAGTTCCAAGGTAACAAGAGGAGCAGTTTTGTGATCTAAGAGTCACAGGAGCGGTACTAACTTGGAAGCAGGTAGCAGCAATGAAATATCTGAATATGTTCCACTGACACAAGTATACAACAAATTAAGATAAGTGAACAGATTAAACAGTGAGGGTTGGtgactaatttgtttttcaaaaaataagtctacttataataatataaaaaaaatgttaaaaatgcatataacaaaatcaaacagtGACATAATCATCCTCCAAAAACACATGGAAACATAATAAATTCGAGCccaacaaatttttatttacatgCTAATAAAATATAGCAAATAAAGTGAAGAATAAATGCTGCATACAATTTCAAACTATCAAACCTCATAAATTCTCTTCATCTCCATGTATGCCAAGCTGATCTTTATGAAGGTAAATGCAAGAAGTTTACGAAGAGTTGAGCTTTTAGAAATCTGTTTTTGTATCCCACTGTACATAAAACACAGTCTTGAGGAATGCATGGATAAACAAATAATCAACTGACCAAAGTGGAGCACATAGTAGAACAAAATTAAACAGACAATTCGTGATTCATTAACTGTTATATTAAAGCACAATCTGCTAACTGCAAATCTATTGGTAAAAGAAGAAACATGAGGGTGAAAATTTATTAGGAGGGTTGCCATTTAGTACAACCCATCCTCGGTCATTAAATAAGAAGTTGGGCTTCTTGCTGAGAGATGAAAACTTACTGAAAAGGCTCTTAAGGACTAGGCAGGAAAACTTCCAAATAAATAGTTTGTAGTACATATATATAAACGCAAGTTTTTTTGAGTTCATAGAAATATGATGCTTTGCAATGCATCGTATTGTATCAAGTTCAAATGAACACTCAACTCAAATTAAGTGTTAATCCCAAACTAATTTGGGTGGATTTGCCTTCTCCCTTCTGATTATTGTATAAGATTGGAAGTTAGATCcacaaaatatattgaatagtCCCTGAAATCCATTTTCTTAATTGGACCAAtcttttaatacatttcaaaccAGTGgattagatgatatttttacaaTCACtggattagattttttttttttttgcaagctCCTTAATATGAATAAGATAATTTCCATGTGAAGTatcaagcaagaaaaataaaataaataaccacAAACTTCCAAGTAGCAATACACTGGATCACCTATAAAGTGTCTCAAATACTAAAGGAACGGAGATTAGGTAATGCGGCTGATATTGCTGCAGATCAACCTACGAATGAAAGTAATTGCAGTTAAACCATATAAACAGTGTCAGTTGAACAGACTATACAGCGGGTGATGGCAACTGATAAAATGATtcatcattaaaattataaaggatCATTTCAAAAGCCACAATAAAAAACCAATACCTTAAAATTTCTGACAGTTGTGTATACTTGCTCAGCTCCATTTGCAAATATGAAATACTCACAAGCTCGCTCATATGCATGCCAAGGTGGAAGCATACTCAGAAATCTGTCTGCAGGTTGGGCAGGCACAATTTcccaaaaattatttatctggAAAACAATTGACACTGTAAATGGCCTCGTCATTAAGTTAACCAAGTGTTGCTTTCAACTGTAACCAAAGATTCAATTCAATTAGTAGGCCTGAGGCCccctataaattcataatctgaAGAGCATTCCACAACAAAAGGATGGTCTCCTCactgctttattttttatatatataaagggttCCACTTTAGCCGTGCAGATTCTTCCATGCTTGATCATCGACATTATGGTTGGTGCCTCATTCTTCTTTTACATGTTGACGACAACATTCTCAACCAGAATGATTTTTCTTCGTAGATGAGAAtctcaaagctttttttttctgccTCACTCTTCCAAATTCAACGGAGGAAGAGAAAATGTTCCAAATAAAAGAGGGCAgacaagaaaggaaaattttgTGTGCATTTGTTTTAACTGAAATTGAGAGAGCTTTGCTCATTGGATACCATGAAAGATTTATACAGAAAGGATAGGACAGCTCATTTAGAGCTTGTACAACTTCAAAACTAAATAGCAACATATGCACAATGATAGTATTGTAACAGTGTAATGGTTCAACTGGATTTAGATCCGGATTGAATATCTAACCATTGATTTCCTTCAAGTGGTTTGGTGAAGAAGGTGGACTTTTAaagaaatgattttgattttgaattatgaGAAATGAGTAAGCATTGAAGATTAACAAGGATTTCTCTTGAAGACAAgcaaaataagattaaaataggGAACTCCTTTTGGCTTCCTAGATTAATGTGCCTTCAAACAATTGAGTGTCAGCAAATATGGTAATGTGCTTGATGGGCTAGTTATGCAGTGTAAGGTTATTACAAATGGCAAGCTGAGCAGGTCATGATCCAGGAAAAAGAATAGCTCTATTTTCTGATTGATCACAGATATTTAGTGCACACACAAGATTAGACActtgagaattttgttttttgtcagattaaaagatatttttattattaggaagagatatgcaagaaaaaaaattggagaagGGAACATCAACAAAAAGTTAAATGAATAAAGGAAATAGGCAAAAAGATAGGGAATAACTACAAACCTGGTGCAGCAGATTCTTATGTGTAAGCATCACACCCTTTGGATTTCCAGTGGTTCCACTAGTATAAACAAGTGTAGCAATATCATCAGAGCTTATTGTTTCATATTTGTAGTGCTGCCCTGCAATCATTATCAATAGAAAATTCTTAAGATAATCCCGAAAAGGAAAGCGAGGtgctgttcttttttttcttcttttctttcaactagcatagaaatattttatttcacagAAGAATTAATATAACCATAGAGCATTATTGATGGAACATATTCTGATACTTTCAGTTTGTATTTTGTATACATTTGATGGTAACATGCACTGACTGGAAATCCtgttacatatatataaattgaacaCAGCACCTTCCACTAAAAGCAGCACATCTGTACAATCACACTGCTTGACAAGTGATATAAAAGTTTATCTCTTCCTTGTAACTAAGTAATATGATGAACAATAATGACTGCGACAATTGTCTTAGCCTAGTTGATCCACAGACAAGCGTGCGCAAGCACACACACAAAAGCTGCAGATGTATTGCACACGCATGATTGGCTGAATAGCAATTAAAGCCACTTTGAGCATCAAAATCATCACTAATGTTTCAAATATGACCATGCTACACTAAGCAGCCAATTTAAGTAacaataattgaaattaattattagatttttGTTCCATCCTAACAAATACATCAACTGCACCAAACTTAGATCCATGGAAAATATATGAAGATTTAACTAATATCAGTGGTGTACCTAACTACTAAGGGTTGCATCCTGATCCAGGTATAAAGGAAAAACTGTTTCAGAAGAGTTTCTCAAATACTCTGGCATTCTCCCTAGAGCATATAATCCACAACATGGTTACAAAAATTTTAATACCGAGCTTCAAGTTAGTCTCTTAAAGGCTGCTTTATGTATTCAAGCTTTAAAAGCAGCCAACTAGACAAACTCTTCGTGTATTATGAAACAgggatttaaaatataaacccaAAGATCTCATAGAAAGAAGCGTGCTGGTAATTCATGACATAATACATACATAAACTTCCCATATTAATTTGCAAACTGATCAACTTACTAGCATCACCAGAATCAAAGAAAGCCTTACGGCTCTCTCGCCCCAAATCTATTATCTCCTTGTAATTAAAAATAGGTATCCCCTCCATTACGTTGATAGTAAGGCTTGACTTCTCTCCCCAGAGTAGAATGACAAATCTGGGAGCTGCCTTGGAAGAAAATGTTTCTGCAATTCGATTGAACAATTCAGGATTGTCCACTGCAAGTGCAACACtgtagtaataataaaaaaaaatcagcaataaCACTAGTGCCATTAcagattgaaaacaaaaggaatccACTTCCTGAAACTCTTCAAAAACAATTGTAATACCATTATCACAGCAATCCAAATATCATTGATTCAAACACTTTCAACACATATTAGACAAGTGTGTCTATTGGGGTGTTTAGAACTGCCAGACAAAGTCAATCTTATCTGACCAAACCCaaatcatcaaatttttttcaggGTATGACGAGTCTGGCTAGTTGTAGAAAAGCACAAGCTGAGTAGCTTGGTGGGGACTAACAAAATAATGCTATGACGACGCTATTTTATTCTCAGCTTAGTACTTAACAGTTGTACCCTAAGCCAAGTACTCaccaaaatacaaaattattcttttctttattctctgCACTATTTCTAGCACCGCTTTCTCTATTTTTCCTATCAATGTGTCACTTGTTTCTTTATCTTCTACATCCTTCAGTCCCATTCCCATAAGCCCGAGTCTTCCCCCATAATTGCCAATCCTAAAGTCCCTAACTTACATGCTTTATCCCAGAATTAAGGAAATGTCAGGAAGAGTATTAAAACCCTGCATACATATTTGCTTATCAtctgattaaaaataaactggGTTACAATTAACCATCCTCTGTTATTATCCAtatgtaaagataaaatatagaaataatataCATTTAAAGGAAAGTTCTTTTGCAAACCTTTCAGAGTGATTGTATATTTGTAATAGCTCTTCAACAGATGATCTTGATCCCCTCACCACATCAACTGCTCCCATGGCCATCATACCTAGGAAAAATATCAATAAGATATATTGCAAAAGAAAGGTACAGTTACCATgcatcaaatgaaataaaaagtcaaCAATGATTCTTCCAAGAGGAGCACATGGACACTGCAAAATGGAACACCTTCTTCCCTTCCATGATTAAACACCCtgaacatccttttttttttctagcatcTGAAACCTTTTGAGTCTTTGACAACCATGTGGACAGGGGAATGATAGTCACTATGTAATTGAAGGCAAGgagcatttaaaataaaatttcccaGTTTCTCTAGGCCCTAAAACATCAGTGATTCCAGGGTTTGTTCAAGGCAAAAAGAAATCTGGAATAGACAGGTTAACaagctcaataaaaaaaaatgttaaaaaagttttaaatctgTCACATTACCGTTTAGGAGCACTATGGCATTCTAAGATTTTAAATCAAGAATGGTTAAGCCTTTCGGCAAGGCTCAAAGTGGCTATTGAGATATTATATAACAAAAGGAGGGTATCCAAAAGTTTTAGGTATTCAATAATTGCAAATTACAATCATCCATTCCCTTGCCAAAGATTTGTAGTGGTAATAAAGAAAAGGgtcaaattatttcattttgagTTCTTCACTCCAGCATTATGAACAAGGACAAACACCAGCCAAAAACATCCTGCTAGAGGCAATAGCCCTCTATGGCTAAACTGAAAGGCTTGCGCATTGTGAAGATGCTAACACAGAAATGTGTGTATGCTAGATAACATAGATACACACACATGAACCACAAGGGAGAGAAAtataagataaagaaaaaatatatagaaattagcAAGTAGGTAAACATAAATGAAATTGCAAGGCACCTTGATCTGCAACAAGCCACCGGTATGAATTATCAGCAAAAAGTGCAAGTTTCTCATCTGGCTTAACTCCAATAACCCTCAGGCCTtcagaaaaatctaaaatttcctCCTCCAGCTGcaattttgaagagaaaaggtaatATTTGATGTGAAAGCAGCTAATTAGAACAAATTAACTTGGTTACCAAGAACTTGAAAGAACTTGCATTCCATGTTTATGGAAAGAACAAAGATCCTATAATATGGTAAAGACCAATCAGCTTCAATGGGAAGAAACATTCACAATTTATTACAACAAATGGAATCAACAGTTACTCTTTTTTTCAGATAACATTGATATTGAGCACATAGATCATGCAGCATACAGAGAAGCATATAAATGCAGTCAAAGAACTAATAATATGGATCATATAGCTAACATGACAACTATTGCCACCAATTCAATTAAGTTAATAATCTTATTGCTGCAAGCACtatgatgaaaatttattattggCTACATTTAATCACCTGTGCTATGTGTGTGGACAGAACCTAAGTTAAACTCAGGGCACAAATCGTCTCTTCACATGCTTCTCGAGGAGatacataataataaataaataaataaaaaactaaatttgtgTTGGAAGGTAACCTGTTTATAAGTCATACTTGTAGGTGGATCATGATGCGGATCTACCACTGCAACCTGATCGCCATATTTCTCTGCTGAAGACCTCCAAATGTCAGGAACTGCTCTCCAGTCATCAGAGGTCAAGGCACCATTTCTGGAAACTAGTGCACTTTCTAGGTTAGGTGAACACCTTCTTATCTTAATCTCCTCTGTctaaagaagaaataataaaaaataaaccttagAGATCCTAGTCGTATTTCCTGTATGtattcatcaaattttaaacttgaaaaatctacGAGAGCAAACTTTTAATGCTTTTTCATTCAGTCAATAAACCAGCATGTTCATGTCATGATATTAAGGGAGAGCATTGACGAAGCATGTTtctctttgtttaatttcacaACTCACAGGCCCACTTTTCCATTACAGAACTTGCATTGTCCAGCCAAGAGATAATGCTGCCATGCCCATGTGAACAAAAAGGTGTAAACCCATGGAAAACATGCTTTGTTGTTGTCACAGTAACTAGAAGAAACGGAAATTCATTCACAAGTAGAAGTTTGTCAACAACAAAATAGGTGTctaatcatttgaaaaataaatatccaaataCTATTCTGCAAACGTTTAGAGATTAAAGAAATGATCCAACAACGAAGCCACCAGACTTGAACTTCCGCCAGGTAACCGcagaaatcaaaatgatattactGAGAAGGTGGTGCTTGTTACACAGTTATGTAATAACATACATTTAATCATGGAATGGCATATGAACACTGAAGCCTCCCAATTCAAGAAAACAGCAAAAGTTAATCCACAACTTCAACAAATCCCAACTGTCCTAAAGTCTCAATTACTTTGAATTTCTTGCAAGAACAGTTATTAACATGCTAAATTAgtcttcaaaataaaatcattgtaCGGAAAAGACATTCAGTGAcctctttttttcataatttctaaCCGGCTTGACAGCTTATCCAGTCAGAGAGAGAACATTTACTCAATTTGGTATCAAAAACTTGTCCAAATCAAAATTTGACAAATTGTAAACATCGAAAGACAAATTCAATACCATAATCaaagatataaaagaaaagttatttCCAAACACTCAAT is a window encoding:
- the LOC7495829 gene encoding probable acyl-activating enzyme 16, chloroplastic isoform X1 gives rise to the protein MTTATPLSASSFSSNRMAMVSSTFSSDYYGTGAADITKRHAAFQFLVSRYHFNNSKMFLQKQRNYGFSARRGFRVSCETKTEEIKIRRCSPNLESALVSRNGALTSDDWRAVPDIWRSSAEKYGDQVAVVDPHHDPPTSMTYKQLEEEILDFSEGLRVIGVKPDEKLALFADNSYRWLVADQGMMAMGAVDVVRGSRSSVEELLQIYNHSESVALAVDNPELFNRIAETFSSKAAPRFVILLWGEKSSLTINVMEGIPIFNYKEIIDLGRESRKAFFDSGDARQHYKYETISSDDIATLVYTSGTTGNPKGVMLTHKNLLHQINNFWEIVPAQPADRFLSMLPPWHAYERACEYFIFANGAEQVYTTVRNFKVDLQQYQPHYLISVPLVFETLYSGIQKQISKSSTLRKLLAFTFIKISLAYMEMKRIYEGTYLTRSQNEQSYFVSILGWLRARIFAAILLPVHMLAEKLVYSKIQSAIGIRKAGVSGGGSLPAHVDKFFEAIGVVLLNGYGMTESSPVLAARQLSNNVLGSVGHPIRHTEFKIVDAETGKSLPYGSKGIVRVRGPQVMKGYYKNPLATKQAVDEDGWLNTGDLGWIAPYHSRGKSRRCGGIIVLEGRAKDTIVLSTGENVEPLELEEAAMKSSLIQQIVVIGQDQRRLGAIVVPNKEEVLEVAKKLSIVDADATELSKKQIANLLDKELRKWTSEASFQIGPVLVIDESFTIDSGLMTPTMKIRRDKVVALYEEQIANLYK
- the LOC7495829 gene encoding probable acyl-activating enzyme 16, chloroplastic isoform X2, coding for MFLQKQRNYGFSARRGFRVSCETKTEEIKIRRCSPNLESALVSRNGALTSDDWRAVPDIWRSSAEKYGDQVAVVDPHHDPPTSMTYKQLEEEILDFSEGLRVIGVKPDEKLALFADNSYRWLVADQGMMAMGAVDVVRGSRSSVEELLQIYNHSESVALAVDNPELFNRIAETFSSKAAPRFVILLWGEKSSLTINVMEGIPIFNYKEIIDLGRESRKAFFDSGDARQHYKYETISSDDIATLVYTSGTTGNPKGVMLTHKNLLHQINNFWEIVPAQPADRFLSMLPPWHAYERACEYFIFANGAEQVYTTVRNFKVDLQQYQPHYLISVPLVFETLYSGIQKQISKSSTLRKLLAFTFIKISLAYMEMKRIYEGTYLTRSQNEQSYFVSILGWLRARIFAAILLPVHMLAEKLVYSKIQSAIGIRKAGVSGGGSLPAHVDKFFEAIGVVLLNGYGMTESSPVLAARQLSNNVLGSVGHPIRHTEFKIVDAETGKSLPYGSKGIVRVRGPQVMKGYYKNPLATKQAVDEDGWLNTGDLGWIAPYHSRGKSRRCGGIIVLEGRAKDTIVLSTGENVEPLELEEAAMKSSLIQQIVVIGQDQRRLGAIVVPNKEEVLEVAKKLSIVDADATELSKKQIANLLDKELRKWTSEASFQIGPVLVIDESFTIDSGLMTPTMKIRRDKVVALYEEQIANLYK